One Ezakiella massiliensis genomic window, GCCACTTGAAATAACATTTGTCGATGCAAATGATATAAATAAATTCTTTAACGAAGTTCCGAAAGTATTTAAGCGGCCGGCAATGGCTTTGGGTAGGGATGTTTTCTCCTGCCATCCGCCAAAAATTGAGCCAATGGTGCGTGCAATTATTGACGACTTCAAATCGGGTGCTCGTGACAAGGTTGAGGTCTATATGAATAAAAAAGAAGGAGACTTCCTGGTAACTTACCTGGCCCTTAGGGACAGAGAGGGAACTTATTTGGGCACTATGGAGTTAGTGCAAAATATGGATGGAATCAAAAAACACCTGGGCCTTTAGCTATACAGGCTAAAGATCTTGTAAAAGTGAGAAAATAATTTTAAAATAAAAATCCCCTTTATGCACTGGGTCTTAAGTCCATTTTTAGATTTAAGGGTCAGTACAAAGGGGATTTTTTATATTTTTTTTAATTCAAAAGAATTTTTATAAAAGTCCAAGAGGCCGTCTGCTCTCATTTTGCTGAGTTCATTTGATAGGGCAGATCGGTCTAAATTTAAATAGTCTGACAACTCTTGCCGATTGAAGGGTATGGAAAAGTGGTTGCTATTATTTATTGTCGCTTGCTCTGATAAGTAGGAGCTGACCCGGTCTCTAATCGACTTTGAACTGGTGTGGATCATCCGGCTAGAGAAGAGTAAATTTTTTCTGGCGGCAATTCTTATTAAATTTAAGATAAGCTCATTGTGGTAAGGACAAGAATTTTGGCAAGTTGCTACAAGGGCTGAGAAATCGAAGAAAATAATTTCTGTGTTTTGTGCAGCAATTACATCACAAAGGAGTTCTTTGCCAGGGACGGCTGCATAATTTTCACCAAATATTTCTCCTGCTTTAACGTGGCCGAAGATTTGTCCCTGCCCCCAGTAGGAAACTACAAAAATATTTACGCCACCACTTAAAACCATGCCAATTTTATTGGTAGTATCGCCTGTGTGGAGGATAATTTCGTTTTTCTGGTAGGTCTTTTCCTCTGGACTTAGGCAGGGGAGGACTTTTTTTATATCATCTTCACTTAGGCCTTTAAATAAATTTGTTTCAGATAAAAATTTATAATCCATTTTTCTCCTTTCGTTGTTATGACAACATACTTTATAATTTAGTTTTATTATAATACATATAGGCTAAGATTTAAAGAAATTTATTTTTGATAAAATATTTTGGCAAATAATCTGGGTATTATAATTTTTAACAAGAAAGTTTTTAAAGTTTAGAATATTTAAGAAATTGTTAATAGGAAAGCATTAAAATTATAAAATTAGCAATTTAGCTAATACAATCATTAATCATTTTAAATAAGTTAGGACCTATATAGTTTAGGAGGTGGAAATATGGCTGGAAAATTACTAATGATAAGGGCCTATGACATAGACGATACCTGCCAAGGCAGGAGAATTTTGGTCGACAGGCTCTGGCCCAGGGGAATTAAAAAAGAAAGTTTAGAGCCCTTTGAATGGGCAAAAGAAATAACGCCTTCTACACAAATTAGAAAATTTTTTGCTCACAAGGCAGAAAACTTTGAAAAATTTTCCGAACTTTATTTGGAAGAGCTAGAGGGAAATCCTGAAGCGGCAAAATTTAAAATTCATGTAAAAGATCTCTTAAATGAAGATGATGTGATATTGATTTATGCAGCCAAGGATCCAGAGATCAACCATGTACAAGTGTTGAAAAAATTTTTGCAAGAGTAATTTAATAGGAATCATAAATTACTAATAACTTATAAGTTGCTTTTATAAAATAAAAATGGGGCTCTGGCCTCATTTTTTTATGTAATATATTTTTTAATTAATATGAATTTAAATCAATTAAGAATATTTAAAAAAGCTATCCCCGTGTGCTAGCATTAGAACACTGGGTGATGGCTTTTTATTTTTTTATATCTATGGAATTTTCTACTAATAACTTTATATTTTCAAATAAATATGGTTTGTATTCTTCGATTGTAACTGGAACTCCATCTAAGATTACATTGTAGCAGGTGGAATTTACCAGTTCAAATATGGTGAAGAGGAGGATGCGGATGTCTTTGAGGACAACGTTTTCCTTCTTTTCAATTAAATTTATGATTTGGCTAAGGGGGTTTACATTATTTTGATCTAAGTAATGTGAAGATATGAAGCCCCAACTTAGGTATTTTGAAATAAATTTCAAGAGGGCGGGGTCTTCTATAAATATTTCAATTATATAATCGACAATATACAAAATTCTTTCGGAATAATCGAGCTTGAGTTGGCTTGATTCTATATGGGTGTCTAGGCTTTCAACGGCACGGGTTAAAATCCAAGCGGATTTTTCAGCTATTAGGGCTTCTTTGATATCCTGTTTGCTTTTAAAATATAAATAAAAAGTTCCCTTGCCAACTGAAGCTGTGTCGGTTATTTTTTGTATGGTCGTATTTTCAATTCCAATGGTCGTAAACAAGTCATAGCTTGCTTTTAAAAGCTCTTGTCTCTTGTCAATTCTTTCAATTTTGTTTTTCATTTTTTACCTCTATTAATATTTTAACATTAATTTAATAAAAATCAACAGGAAAAAGTTGACCAATGGTCAGAAATGTGATATCATATAAACAAAGATAGATATATATCTCTACAGCCATCTATAAATACACTTACATAAATTATAGATTGACTAGTAAATTATTATAAGGGAGGATTTTATGAATTTAAAAGATGCAGCAGAAAAAAAGGCAGTAGAAACTTTTGTAAATCATGAATTAAAGAAATTAGAAAAGGAACCAGTAGAAACTTTTAAAAATCTAATGGGCTATGCAAAAAAATTAAAGGTTTTTGAAGACGAAACTTTTGACAAGGCAATCAGGGTTGCCGACGATCCAAACAACGGTTGGACAAAATATGGAATTGACATTGCACAAAATATCGACAGAAATATTCTCTACAAGACCATTATGAACTTTGGTTATGAGGCTTCACTTTACGGATCAAAGGTCAGAGAAAAACACAGACAAGAACTGGGCACTAATTTGCCTTGGACAATTTTATTTGACCCGACCAGTGCTTGCAATCTTCACTGCATTGGTTGCTGGGCAGCCGAATACGGTAACAAGCTCAACTTGACCTTTGAAGAAATGGATAGCATTGTTACACAAGGTAAGGAACTGGGAATTTATTTTTATCTGGTAACAGGCGGTGAACCCTT contains:
- a CDS encoding Crp/Fnr family transcriptional regulator, translating into MDYKFLSETNLFKGLSEDDIKKVLPCLSPEEKTYQKNEIILHTGDTTNKIGMVLSGGVNIFVVSYWGQGQIFGHVKAGEIFGENYAAVPGKELLCDVIAAQNTEIIFFDFSALVATCQNSCPYHNELILNLIRIAARKNLLFSSRMIHTSSKSIRDRVSSYLSEQATINNSNHFSIPFNRQELSDYLNLDRSALSNELSKMRADGLLDFYKNSFELKKI
- a CDS encoding TetR/AcrR family transcriptional regulator — protein: MKNKIERIDKRQELLKASYDLFTTIGIENTTIQKITDTASVGKGTFYLYFKSKQDIKEALIAEKSAWILTRAVESLDTHIESSQLKLDYSERILYIVDYIIEIFIEDPALLKFISKYLSWGFISSHYLDQNNVNPLSQIINLIEKKENVVLKDIRILLFTIFELVNSTCYNVILDGVPVTIEEYKPYLFENIKLLVENSIDIKK
- a CDS encoding DUF488 domain-containing protein, with product MAGKLLMIRAYDIDDTCQGRRILVDRLWPRGIKKESLEPFEWAKEITPSTQIRKFFAHKAENFEKFSELYLEELEGNPEAAKFKIHVKDLLNEDDVILIYAAKDPEINHVQVLKKFLQE